The Deinococcus aquaticus genomic interval ACCCGCCGGGGAGGCGTCCGGTGTGGAGGCTGCGGCCCCGGTGCCCGGCCCGCCAGCCGCCGGCGCACAGGCCCGCAACTGCACCTGCGCCAGCCTCACCAGCGTGTGCGCCAGCCCCGGCTGCCCCGGCAGCGTGCGCCGCACCCGCAGGCTGCCGTGCAGGGCGTGCAACGCCGCGCCGTGGTCCTCCTGCCCGGCATGCGCCTGCGCCAGGTCCTCGATCAGGTCCACTTCCAGGGCCGGGTCGGCGGCTTCCTGCGCCAGCCGCAGCGCCAGCCCCAGGTACTCCAGCGCCTCGGAATCGCACGCCAGGTTCCGCTGCGCGCACGCCGCCTCACGCCACGCCAGCGCCTGCGCCCGCAACTGCCCGCCCGGCAGGAACGCCACGCATTCCAGCAGCGCCCCCAGCGCCTCCTGCGACTGCCCCAGGCGATTCAGGGCCCGCCCGCGCGCGTACAGCGCCCCCGCCAGCGCCGCGTCGTCCCCGGCCCCCCTGGCCGCCGCCTCGGCCTGCGAGGCCGCCCGGAGCGCCACACTCCACTCCGGCCGCGGCTGATAGGACGCGCCATCCAGGCCAAAACGGGACTGGGCGAACCAGAAGGTCATAACGTCCCTATCAGAGCGCACCGGGCCACGGCCGCGAAACCGCCCCACAGGGTTCCTCCAGTGGGGGGGGCCACTGCGTGAAGCCGCCTGCGGCAACCCCGCTTGCCACGGTGGACTTTCCCGGCTCCTCAGCCTGATGTGTCTGCGTACCCGGCTTCAGTTGGCTGACGGGTAACGGATCTGCTCGCGCAGCCACAGCATCAGGGCCTCGGCGCTGGCCGGGTTGGTCGCCAGTGGAATGTCGTGCACGTCGCACAGGCGCACCAGCGCCGATACGTCCGGTTCGTGCGGCTGCGCGGTCAGCGGGTCCCGGAAGAAGAACACGGCCAGCACCCGCTCCTCGGCCAGTCGCGCCCCGATCTGCTGATCGCCGCCCAGCGGTCCGGACAGCACCCGCTCGACCTCCAGGCCCGTCTGCTTGGCCAGGATGCCGCCGGTCGTGCCGGTCGCCACCAGATGAAAGTGCTTCAGGGTCTCCCGGTG includes:
- a CDS encoding methylglyoxal synthase; the encoded protein is MTAADSAAPTQPDNRRQVALIAHDKKKLELALFALSHRETLKHFHLVATGTTGGILAKQTGLEVERVLSGPLGGDQQIGARLAEERVLAVFFFRDPLTAQPHEPDVSALVRLCDVHDIPLATNPASAEALMLWLREQIRYPSAN